The proteins below come from a single Sphingomonas carotinifaciens genomic window:
- the leuD gene encoding 3-isopropylmalate dehydratase small subunit: MEPVTAVSGTAYPWGAKNIDTDVIIPAHWLKTITRAGLGRGAFETVRAQPGNIFDDPRYAGAPILIAGDNFGCGSSREHAAWALADMGVRAVIAPSFSDIFSGNAFKNGIVPVVLPQAAIDRLVEVAREQPITVDLESMTVTTPFQDRFPFELDAFRRRCLMEGLDEIGLTLAQDEAIGRFEGTMDDHRPWIAGRSGYAGVAVAEYRRT, translated from the coding sequence ATGGAACCGGTCACTGCCGTGTCGGGCACCGCCTATCCCTGGGGTGCCAAGAACATCGACACCGACGTCATCATCCCGGCACACTGGCTGAAGACGATCACCCGCGCGGGCCTGGGCCGCGGCGCGTTCGAGACGGTGCGCGCGCAGCCGGGCAACATCTTCGACGATCCGCGCTATGCCGGTGCGCCGATCCTGATCGCCGGCGACAATTTCGGGTGCGGGTCGAGCCGCGAACATGCCGCCTGGGCATTGGCGGACATGGGCGTGCGGGCGGTGATCGCACCGTCCTTCTCGGACATCTTCTCGGGCAACGCGTTCAAGAACGGCATCGTGCCCGTCGTCCTGCCGCAGGCGGCGATCGACCGGCTGGTCGAGGTGGCACGCGAGCAGCCGATCACCGTCGACCTGGAATCGATGACGGTGACCACGCCGTTCCAGGATCGCTTTCCCTTCGAACTGGATGCGTTCCGGCGCCGGTGCCTGATGGAAGGACTGGACGAGATCGGGCTGACGCTGGCACAGGATGAAGCCATTGGCCGGTTCGAAGGGACGATGGACGACCATCGCCCATGGATCGCCGGGAGGAGTGGCTATGCTGGCGTTGCTGTCGCGGAGTATCGGCGGACCTGA
- a CDS encoding NADPH:quinone oxidoreductase family protein yields MLALLSRSIGGPDTLELADLPDPVAGRGQVVVRIHACAINYPDVLIIEDRYQIKPPRPFAPGGEISGVIESVGEGVEGWTVGDRVLAVTGFGGLAERVVVDAPRLFALPAERDFAEGAALLLTYATVIHALVDRGRLREGQTLLVLGAAGGVGLAAIELGKALGARVIAAVSSEEKARVARSAGADDTLVYGRAPFDKDQSRALADAFKAATGGHGADVILDPVGGDYAEPALRAIAWEGRYLVVGFPAGIPRLPLNLTLLKSCDVCGVFWGAFAARDPEANRSHVATLMALWAEGRIAPRVTERFALEDGGRAIARLAARGATGKLVVELA; encoded by the coding sequence ATGCTGGCGTTGCTGTCGCGGAGTATCGGCGGACCTGACACGCTGGAGCTGGCGGACCTGCCCGACCCGGTGGCCGGGCGCGGCCAGGTGGTGGTGCGTATCCATGCCTGCGCGATCAACTATCCGGATGTCCTGATCATCGAGGACAGGTACCAGATCAAGCCGCCGCGCCCCTTCGCGCCGGGCGGCGAGATTTCCGGTGTGATCGAGTCGGTCGGCGAGGGCGTCGAGGGCTGGACGGTCGGCGACCGGGTGCTGGCGGTGACCGGGTTCGGCGGCCTGGCGGAGCGGGTGGTGGTGGATGCGCCGCGGCTGTTCGCGCTGCCGGCGGAGCGCGATTTCGCCGAGGGCGCGGCGTTGCTGCTGACCTATGCCACCGTCATCCATGCGCTGGTCGATCGCGGACGACTGCGCGAGGGGCAGACGCTGCTGGTGCTGGGTGCGGCCGGTGGCGTCGGGCTGGCGGCGATCGAACTGGGCAAGGCACTTGGGGCGCGGGTGATCGCCGCGGTATCTTCGGAGGAAAAGGCCCGGGTGGCCCGGTCGGCGGGCGCGGACGACACGCTGGTCTATGGCCGGGCGCCGTTTGACAAGGACCAGTCACGCGCACTCGCCGATGCGTTCAAGGCGGCGACGGGCGGACACGGCGCGGATGTGATCCTGGACCCGGTCGGCGGCGATTATGCCGAGCCGGCGTTGCGTGCCATCGCCTGGGAAGGGCGCTATCTGGTGGTCGGCTTCCCGGCGGGTATTCCGCGCCTGCCGCTGAACCTGACGCTGCTGAAAAGCTGTGACGTGTGCGGCGTGTTCTGGGGCGCGTTCGCGGCGCGCGATCCGGAGGCCAACCGGTCGCATGTGGCGACGTTGATGGCTTTATGGGCGGAAGGTAGAATCGCGCCGCGGGTGACCGAGCGGTTCGCGCTGGAGGATGGCGGGCGGGCGATCGCCCGGTTGGCGGCGCGTGGCGCGACGGGAAAGCTGGTCGTCGAACTGGCCTGA
- a CDS encoding DUF1476 domain-containing protein produces MTMFDDRERAEEAKFARDQEMLFRITARRNRLVAQWAAKQMQLTPAETDAYAKAVVQADFEEAGDEDVIRKLVGDLTAAGVEADEPTVRRALEEQAVEARRQLMESR; encoded by the coding sequence ATGACCATGTTCGACGACCGTGAGCGCGCCGAGGAGGCGAAGTTCGCGCGGGATCAGGAAATGCTGTTCCGCATTACCGCCCGCCGCAATCGCTTGGTCGCGCAATGGGCGGCGAAGCAGATGCAACTGACCCCGGCGGAAACCGACGCCTATGCCAAGGCGGTCGTGCAGGCCGATTTCGAGGAAGCCGGCGACGAGGACGTGATCCGCAAGCTGGTCGGCGACCTGACCGCGGCGGGGGTGGAAGCCGACGAGCCCACCGTGCGCCGGGCCCTTGAGGAACAGGCGGTGGAAGCCCGCCGCCAATTGATGGAAAGCCGCTGA
- a CDS encoding BolA family protein, whose translation MPMAADDIATLIRAGIPDAEVEITDLAGDGDHYAARVTAASFAGMNRVQRTRAVYAALGDRMGGELHALQLTTALPQG comes from the coding sequence ATGCCGATGGCCGCAGACGATATCGCCACGCTGATCCGCGCCGGCATTCCCGATGCCGAGGTGGAGATCACCGACCTGGCCGGTGACGGCGATCATTATGCTGCGCGAGTGACCGCGGCCAGCTTTGCAGGCATGAACCGCGTCCAGCGTACCCGCGCGGTCTATGCCGCGCTGGGCGACCGCATGGGCGGCGAACTCCACGCGCTCCAACTTACCACTGCACTCCCCCAAGGATGA
- the grxD gene encoding Grx4 family monothiol glutaredoxin, producing the protein MTDDTQARIDALVKQNPVVLFMKGSPLFPQCGFSSRAIAILNHLNVEFESVDVLQDQGIRQGIKTYSDWPTIPQLYVNGEFVGGSDIMMEMYESGELAQLFEGSDAAN; encoded by the coding sequence ATGACCGACGACACCCAGGCCCGCATCGACGCGCTGGTCAAGCAGAACCCCGTGGTGCTGTTCATGAAGGGCAGCCCGCTGTTTCCGCAGTGCGGATTTTCCAGCCGCGCAATCGCGATCCTCAACCACCTGAACGTCGAATTCGAAAGCGTCGACGTGTTGCAGGACCAGGGCATCCGGCAGGGGATCAAGACCTATTCGGACTGGCCGACCATCCCGCAGCTTTACGTCAACGGCGAGTTCGTCGGCGGATCGGACATCATGATGGAGATGTACGAGAGCGGCGAGCTGGCGCAGTTGTTCGAAGGCTCCGACGCCGCGAACTGA
- a CDS encoding BlaI/MecI/CopY family transcriptional regulator yields the protein MVERISDAEHAVMEVLWDDAPLTAQDVAERVDPDRGWSANTVKTLLGRLLAKKAIVHEEDGRRYLYRPAVARGDYVEGESRRLIDRLFGGRLTPLVAHLAERDALSADDIAEIEALLKELKS from the coding sequence GTGGTCGAGCGCATCAGCGATGCCGAACATGCGGTGATGGAGGTGCTGTGGGACGACGCGCCGCTCACCGCGCAGGACGTGGCCGAACGGGTGGACCCCGACCGTGGCTGGAGCGCCAACACCGTCAAGACGCTGCTCGGCCGGCTGCTCGCCAAGAAGGCGATCGTCCATGAGGAGGATGGTCGCCGTTACCTGTATCGGCCAGCGGTGGCGCGTGGCGACTATGTCGAGGGCGAGTCGCGGCGGCTGATCGACCGGCTGTTCGGCGGCCGCCTAACCCCACTGGTCGCGCATCTGGCCGAGCGCGATGCACTCAGCGCGGACGACATCGCCGAGATCGAAGCCCTGTTGAAGGAGCTGAAGTCATGA
- a CDS encoding M56 family metallopeptidase: MIAWIVEALIASTLLMAMVLMVRRPVRRVFGPQIAYALWALPALRLMLPPLPAEWRSHVAMPISRASEAVSGLVLPVSEATPVATAAISAPEAAAVPWTLILWGGWALGAAAFFLVHLMRHRRFCRRLLGDARMVDEVDGVRVIESAGASGPLAFGVGRRFVAFPRDFAERYDADERELALAHELGHHQRGDLAANWVALGVLAMHWFNPLAWRAFRAFRCDQELANDALVLAGRSRADRHIYACAIVKAAHGGAISAACHLHTISDLKGRLKMLSNTRLSRTRLMTGAAAVVGVVTTGLLVTASGTQAAAAVTRRIEAATGVTLTTIDRAPAIAAPATVPTPPPVPSVRQGRTHVVIVKNGKRTEYEGKAAEDYLAKHPAPVPPVPPAIAVMPAVPAVPTTPSMAHLANPPMPPMPAMPPMPNVPQVVERNCGPGMGGSRREMVIQSSKGGKRTMVVCTNRIEAAAAEGARVAAKSKAIRAQAMASALASLDTARASIRAQRDMSSEQRRAALAGIDEAMVEMRSEMASNDE; this comes from the coding sequence ATGATCGCCTGGATCGTCGAAGCCCTGATCGCCTCCACCCTGTTGATGGCGATGGTGTTGATGGTGCGTCGGCCGGTGCGCCGCGTATTCGGGCCGCAGATCGCCTATGCGCTGTGGGCGCTGCCCGCGCTGCGGCTGATGCTCCCGCCATTGCCCGCCGAATGGCGCAGTCATGTCGCCATGCCGATCAGCCGCGCGAGCGAGGCGGTGAGCGGACTGGTGCTGCCGGTCAGCGAGGCGACGCCGGTCGCGACGGCGGCGATCAGTGCGCCCGAGGCGGCGGCCGTGCCGTGGACGCTGATCCTGTGGGGTGGCTGGGCGCTGGGCGCGGCGGCATTCTTCCTGGTGCACCTGATGCGGCATCGCCGCTTCTGCCGCCGCCTGCTGGGCGATGCGCGGATGGTGGACGAGGTGGACGGCGTGCGCGTGATCGAGAGCGCGGGGGCCTCCGGGCCGCTGGCGTTCGGGGTCGGACGCCGCTTTGTGGCGTTCCCGCGCGATTTTGCCGAGCGGTACGACGCCGATGAGCGCGAACTGGCGCTGGCGCACGAACTGGGCCATCATCAGCGCGGCGATCTGGCGGCGAACTGGGTCGCGCTGGGCGTGCTGGCGATGCACTGGTTCAATCCGCTGGCGTGGCGGGCGTTTCGCGCCTTTCGCTGCGATCAGGAACTGGCCAACGACGCACTCGTGCTGGCCGGGCGCAGCCGCGCGGATCGTCACATCTATGCCTGTGCCATTGTGAAGGCGGCGCATGGCGGTGCGATCTCGGCGGCATGCCACCTGCATACGATCAGCGACCTGAAGGGGCGGCTGAAGATGCTGTCGAACACGCGCCTGTCGCGCACGCGGTTGATGACGGGGGCCGCGGCGGTGGTGGGCGTCGTCACCACCGGGTTGTTGGTGACCGCATCGGGAACGCAGGCCGCCGCCGCCGTGACCCGCCGGATCGAGGCGGCGACCGGCGTCACGCTGACGACGATCGACCGTGCACCCGCGATCGCGGCGCCGGCAACGGTGCCGACCCCGCCGCCGGTTCCCTCGGTCAGGCAGGGCCGGACGCATGTCGTGATCGTCAAGAACGGCAAGCGCACGGAATATGAGGGCAAGGCGGCCGAAGACTATCTGGCAAAGCATCCGGCCCCGGTCCCGCCCGTGCCGCCGGCCATTGCCGTCATGCCAGCGGTGCCGGCCGTGCCGACCACGCCATCCATGGCCCATCTGGCGAACCCGCCGATGCCGCCAATGCCCGCGATGCCGCCGATGCCGAACGTTCCCCAGGTGGTCGAGCGGAACTGCGGCCCAGGCATGGGCGGATCGCGCCGCGAGATGGTGATCCAGTCGTCCAAGGGCGGCAAGCGCACGATGGTGGTCTGCACCAACCGCATCGAGGCGGCCGCCGCCGAGGGGGCGCGGGTTGCCGCCAAGAGCAAGGCGATCCGTGCCCAGGCGATGGCCAGTGCGCTCGCCAGCCTGGACACCGCGCGCGCCAGCATCCGTGCCCAGCGCGACATGAGCAGCGAGCAGCGGCGCGCGGCACTCGCCGGGATCGACGAGGCGATGGTCGAGATGCGCAGCGAGATGGCGTCCAACGACGAGTGA
- a CDS encoding MBL fold metallo-hydrolase, which yields MAEHPTGLPIQLEPLVTRILAPNPSAFTHTGTQVHLVGSEDLAVIDPGPDDPEHLDALVAAIGGRRVVAIVITHHHRDHSPASRPLAAITGAPIVGAAPFGPSDAGARSDAAFDADYVPDRVLGEGERVGGTGWTLEAVATPGHTSNHLAFALIETGALFSGDHVMGWSTTIVSPPDGDMTAYMASLEKLMERGDRIYYPGHGEAVENPRRLVRGMLGHRRAREGQILRLLRAGGHEVPAMVARMYAGLDRKLWPAAARSVLAHLYDLRGRGLVREEGETWTIAA from the coding sequence ATGGCAGAGCATCCGACCGGCCTCCCGATCCAGCTCGAGCCGCTGGTCACGCGCATATTGGCGCCCAATCCGTCCGCCTTCACGCATACGGGCACGCAGGTGCATCTCGTCGGCAGCGAGGATCTGGCGGTGATCGATCCCGGACCGGACGATCCCGAACATCTGGACGCGCTGGTGGCGGCGATCGGCGGGCGGCGGGTGGTGGCGATCGTCATCACCCATCACCACCGCGACCATAGTCCGGCGAGCCGGCCGCTGGCGGCGATCACCGGCGCCCCGATCGTCGGGGCGGCCCCCTTCGGGCCGAGCGATGCCGGCGCACGATCGGATGCGGCGTTCGATGCGGACTATGTGCCCGACCGGGTGTTGGGCGAGGGCGAGCGGGTCGGGGGCACCGGATGGACGCTGGAGGCGGTGGCGACGCCGGGGCACACCTCCAACCATCTGGCATTCGCCCTGATCGAGACGGGCGCCTTGTTTTCGGGCGATCACGTCATGGGATGGTCGACCACCATCGTCTCGCCGCCCGATGGCGACATGACCGCCTATATGGCCAGCCTGGAAAAGCTGATGGAGCGGGGCGACCGCATCTATTATCCGGGGCACGGCGAAGCGGTGGAAAATCCGCGGCGGCTGGTCCGCGGCATGCTGGGCCATCGCCGGGCGCGCGAGGGGCAGATATTGCGGCTGCTGCGCGCCGGGGGGCACGAGGTGCCCGCGATGGTCGCGCGGATGTATGCAGGGCTGGACCGCAAGCTGTGGCCGGCGGCGGCGCGTTCGGTGCTGGCGCATCTGTATGATCTGCGAGGCCGCGGACTGGTAAGGGAGGAAGGCGAGACGTGGACGATCGCAGCGTGA
- a CDS encoding DUF4230 domain-containing protein — translation MDDRSVSATPARGGGIAAFLAKAAGVVVILVLAVLIAMWGIQRYVTERLTPDPVTIARASLEGMREQNRLSAFAARYVAVVTSQQAQYGFSTEKTLIMPGTVRYEVDLGKLQQRDVAWDANTRTLSVTLPPVEIDGPQVELGAIKEYGSGGLLTTFTDAEKRLDAANRKAGLAELVRQARDATPMRLARDSTRRAVERSFAMPLRAAGVDAQVKVRFADEPTPSTERWDTSRSVEEVLGNAS, via the coding sequence GTGGACGATCGCAGCGTGAGTGCGACCCCGGCGCGGGGCGGGGGCATTGCCGCGTTTCTGGCCAAGGCGGCGGGCGTGGTCGTCATTTTGGTGCTGGCGGTGCTGATCGCGATGTGGGGCATTCAGCGTTACGTGACCGAGCGCCTGACCCCCGACCCGGTGACGATCGCGCGGGCCAGCCTGGAGGGAATGCGCGAGCAGAACCGGCTATCCGCCTTTGCCGCGCGCTATGTCGCGGTGGTGACGTCGCAGCAGGCGCAATACGGCTTTTCGACGGAAAAGACGCTGATCATGCCGGGCACCGTCCGCTATGAGGTCGATCTGGGCAAGTTGCAGCAGCGCGATGTGGCGTGGGACGCGAATACGCGCACCCTGTCGGTGACGCTGCCGCCGGTCGAGATCGACGGGCCGCAGGTCGAGCTGGGCGCGATCAAGGAATATGGATCGGGGGGCCTGCTCACCACCTTTACCGACGCCGAGAAGCGGCTGGATGCGGCGAACCGCAAGGCGGGGCTGGCCGAACTGGTGCGGCAGGCACGCGACGCGACGCCGATGCGGCTGGCGCGGGACTCGACGCGGCGGGCGGTGGAGCGCAGCTTTGCGATGCCGCTGCGCGCGGCGGGCGTCGATGCGCAGGTGAAGGTACGCTTCGCCGACGAGCCGACGCCGTCGACCGAACGCTGGGACACCTCGCGTTCCGTGGAAGAGGTGCTAGGGAACGCATCATGA
- the nadA gene encoding quinolinate synthase NadA, with product MTIQTNLTGLDLRAEIDRLRRERNAVILAHYYQKPEIQDIADFVGDSLDLSRKAQATDADVIAFCGVRFMAETAKILSPDKVVILPDMDAGCSLEDSCPPEQFAEFRARHPDHIALTYINCSAAVKALSDVIVTSSSAETILAKIDPAQKIIFGPDRNLGGYLARKTGRDLLLWPGVCIVHEAFSETELLKLKAQYPTAPIAAHPECPAVILDHADYVGSTRGILEYAATVTGDTLIVATEPHIIHQMEKAMPGKRFIGAPGADGNCNCNICPYMALNTMEKLYIALRDLEPRIEIEEGLRLNAKKSLDAMLSLASGTVGLGDLGPAKVTGD from the coding sequence ATGACCATTCAGACGAATCTGACCGGCCTGGACCTCCGCGCCGAGATCGACCGCCTCCGTCGCGAGCGTAACGCCGTGATCCTGGCGCATTATTATCAAAAGCCCGAAATCCAGGACATTGCCGATTTCGTCGGCGACAGCCTCGATCTCAGCCGCAAGGCGCAGGCGACGGATGCGGACGTGATCGCATTCTGCGGGGTGCGCTTCATGGCGGAGACGGCCAAGATCCTCAGCCCCGACAAGGTGGTGATCCTGCCCGACATGGATGCCGGATGCAGCCTGGAGGATAGCTGCCCGCCCGAGCAGTTCGCCGAGTTCCGGGCCCGGCATCCCGACCATATCGCGCTGACCTACATCAACTGTTCCGCGGCGGTGAAGGCCCTGTCCGACGTGATCGTCACGTCGTCGTCGGCGGAGACGATCCTGGCGAAGATCGATCCGGCGCAGAAGATCATCTTCGGGCCGGACCGCAATCTGGGCGGCTATCTGGCGCGCAAGACGGGGCGCGATCTGCTGCTGTGGCCGGGGGTGTGCATCGTGCACGAGGCGTTCAGCGAAACCGAGTTGCTGAAGCTGAAGGCGCAGTACCCGACCGCGCCGATCGCCGCGCATCCCGAATGCCCGGCGGTGATCCTCGACCATGCCGATTATGTCGGGTCGACGCGCGGCATCCTGGAATATGCCGCCACCGTGACTGGCGACACGCTGATCGTCGCGACCGAGCCGCACATCATCCATCAGATGGAAAAGGCGATGCCCGGCAAGCGCTTCATCGGCGCGCCGGGGGCGGACGGCAACTGCAACTGCAACATCTGCCCGTATATGGCGCTGAACACGATGGAGAAGCTCTACATCGCGCTGCGCGACCTGGAGCCGCGGATCGAGATCGAGGAAGGGCTGCGGCTGAACGCCAAGAAGAGCCTGGACGCGATGCTGAGCTTGGCGAGCGGGACGGTGGGGCTGGGCGATCTGGGCCCGGCCAAGGTGACCGGCGACTGA
- a CDS encoding family 43 glycosylhydrolase, giving the protein MIALALALLGSAPVAPRPLYRDPVHDGAADASTTYDPRTKEWVMFYTNRRATLPLADEQDVRWVHGTAIGIARSRDGAHWRYAGTTAIPRACTGETLWAPEVQRIDGHWHMWVTVVPGIFRDWNHPRFIQHLTSDDLARWTCADRLDLGSDRVIDASVLPLPTGGYRLWFNDERRNKAIRYADSADLTHWTVRDTVVDTPGEGPKAFRWKNRWWLISDAWQGLLVLRSDDGVHWTRQPGHILGDPGTAPTDRAKGQHPDVIVSGDRAYLIYFVHQSGEAEARGNPDWGRRTVLQIAEINERDGQLSVNRDAPTHVRLARP; this is encoded by the coding sequence ATGATCGCACTCGCCCTCGCCCTTCTCGGCAGTGCGCCCGTCGCCCCCAGGCCCCTCTACCGCGATCCCGTCCACGACGGCGCCGCCGACGCCTCCACGACATACGACCCCAGGACCAAAGAATGGGTGATGTTCTACACCAACCGCCGCGCGACCCTGCCGCTGGCGGACGAGCAGGATGTGCGCTGGGTCCACGGCACCGCGATCGGCATCGCGCGGTCGAGGGATGGCGCGCATTGGCGCTACGCCGGCACCACGGCGATCCCCCGCGCGTGCACGGGCGAGACGCTGTGGGCTCCCGAAGTGCAGCGGATCGACGGACACTGGCACATGTGGGTCACGGTCGTCCCCGGCATCTTTCGCGACTGGAACCATCCCCGCTTCATCCAGCATCTGACCAGCGACGATCTGGCACGCTGGACCTGTGCCGACCGGCTCGACCTCGGCTCGGACCGGGTGATCGATGCCAGCGTCCTGCCGCTTCCCACCGGCGGATATCGCCTGTGGTTCAACGACGAGCGCCGCAACAAGGCGATCCGCTACGCCGACAGTGCGGACCTGACCCACTGGACGGTCCGCGACACGGTCGTCGACACGCCCGGCGAGGGCCCCAAGGCGTTCCGCTGGAAGAATCGCTGGTGGCTGATCTCGGACGCGTGGCAGGGCCTGCTCGTCCTGCGCTCCGACGACGGCGTGCACTGGACCCGGCAGCCCGGCCATATTCTCGGCGATCCCGGCACCGCCCCCACCGACCGCGCCAAGGGGCAGCATCCGGACGTCATCGTGTCCGGCGACCGCGCCTATCTGATCTACTTCGTCCACCAGTCCGGCGAGGCGGAGGCGCGGGGCAACCCCGACTGGGGCCGCCGCACCGTGTTGCAGATCGCCGAGATCAACGAACGGGACGGGCAGCTGTCGGTGAATCGCGACGCGCCCACCCACGTGCGGCTCGCCCGCCCCTGA
- a CDS encoding MFS transporter: MATDPIAARPILPTAPTRPVRWYTLLTYGANDVMGAGSMAVISTWILIFYTSFCGLSAAQATIIFGVARVLDAFTSPLIGHVSDNIGRTWLGRRFGRRRFFILAAIPLLPSFAIMWVAGQSFWYYLVTYVLFEMVYAMEIIPYETLASEMATDYRTKAKFAGARILCGQCSAIAAAFLPAWLIGWLGPDSPDTYLYMGIIFSVLFMLAAGLLYTFSWERQRPPELAAAEERDRPTLGAAFAALYRNLFSTLRIRAFRLHLGMYLGGYISQDIYNAAFTYFVIFALAGSTAIVGQLVGVTYIVQLVAVVIAINFALRLSPAAAYRFATLSFAIGVLIFLGMYMAGYTATSALFWLPVVFAGLGRGALNYIPWATYNYMADVDEIVTGRRREGAFAGVMTFVRKMSQAAAVILVGQVMQASGFVSKASVQSPTAIAAIVGVLGLGTIAMLVFGALVSTRFRLTPATHAVLLDEIERLRAGGTRPATPDTGRIVEDLSGWRYDQLWGRNPVAAR; the protein is encoded by the coding sequence ATGGCCACCGATCCCATCGCCGCCCGGCCGATCCTGCCCACCGCCCCCACCCGCCCGGTACGCTGGTACACGCTGCTCACCTACGGCGCGAACGACGTCATGGGCGCCGGCTCGATGGCGGTCATCTCCACCTGGATCCTGATCTTCTATACCAGCTTCTGCGGCCTGTCCGCGGCGCAGGCGACGATCATCTTCGGCGTCGCGCGCGTGCTGGATGCGTTCACCAGCCCGCTGATCGGCCATGTCTCGGACAATATCGGTCGCACCTGGCTCGGCCGGCGCTTCGGCCGCCGTCGCTTCTTCATTCTGGCCGCCATCCCGCTCCTGCCATCCTTCGCGATCATGTGGGTCGCGGGGCAAAGCTTCTGGTATTATCTCGTCACCTACGTCCTGTTCGAGATGGTCTATGCGATGGAGATCATCCCCTACGAGACGCTCGCCAGCGAGATGGCGACCGATTACCGAACCAAGGCGAAGTTCGCCGGCGCGCGTATCCTGTGCGGGCAATGCTCCGCCATCGCCGCCGCCTTCCTGCCGGCCTGGCTGATCGGCTGGCTGGGGCCGGATTCGCCCGACACCTATCTCTACATGGGCATCATCTTTTCGGTGCTGTTCATGCTCGCCGCCGGCCTTCTCTACACCTTCAGCTGGGAACGGCAGCGCCCGCCCGAACTCGCCGCCGCCGAGGAGCGCGACCGGCCGACGCTCGGTGCGGCCTTTGCCGCGCTCTACCGCAACCTGTTCTCCACGCTGCGCATCCGCGCCTTCCGGCTGCATCTCGGCATGTATCTGGGCGGCTATATCAGCCAAGATATCTACAACGCGGCCTTCACCTATTTCGTGATCTTCGCGCTTGCGGGCTCGACCGCGATCGTCGGGCAACTGGTCGGTGTCACCTATATCGTCCAGCTCGTCGCCGTCGTCATCGCGATCAATTTCGCGCTGCGCCTGTCGCCCGCCGCCGCCTACCGCTTCGCCACGCTCAGCTTTGCGATCGGCGTGCTGATCTTCCTCGGCATGTATATGGCAGGCTATACCGCGACCTCGGCGCTGTTCTGGCTGCCGGTCGTCTTCGCCGGTCTCGGCCGCGGCGCCCTCAACTACATCCCGTGGGCGACGTACAACTACATGGCCGATGTCGACGAGATCGTCACCGGCCGCCGGCGCGAGGGCGCCTTTGCCGGCGTCATGACCTTTGTGCGCAAGATGAGCCAGGCCGCCGCCGTCATTCTCGTCGGCCAGGTCATGCAGGCATCCGGCTTCGTGTCGAAGGCCAGTGTGCAGAGCCCCACCGCGATCGCCGCCATCGTCGGCGTCTTGGGCCTCGGCACCATCGCAATGCTCGTCTTCGGTGCGCTCGTCTCCACCCGGTTCCGCCTGACGCCAGCCACCCATGCCGTTCTGCTTGACGAGATCGAACGCCTGCGCGCCGGCGGCACGCGCCCCGCGACCCCCGATACCGGCCGCATCGTCGAGGATCTGTCCGGCTGGCGCTATGACCAGCTTTGGGGCCGCAACCCGGTCGCCGCCAGATGA